In Erigeron canadensis isolate Cc75 chromosome 1, C_canadensis_v1, whole genome shotgun sequence, a single window of DNA contains:
- the LOC122604873 gene encoding serine/threonine-protein kinase AtPK2/AtPK19-like, with the protein MVASQCLPMTGNTTRKTFQSQVLLPMGMPDALPVDHVDFELDFSDVFGSVPQVTSAPNTNELVYDEPEVICSRSHSLVGPTSFTSQSLRLSKLTLHETEYDLVEGVSTKAFEELEKSSFVIDDDGNSMKSDSVGLDDFEVLKVVGQGAFAKVYQVRKHGSSEIFAMKVMRKDKIFEKDHAEYMKAERDILTKVDHPFIVQLKYSFQTKYRLFLVLDFVNGGHLFFQLYRQGLFREDLARFYTAEIVSAVSHLHANGIMHRDLKPENILLDAEGHVMLTDFGVAKQFDESTRSNSMCGTLEYMSPEIVQGRGHDKAADWWSVGILMYEMLTGKPPFRGGNQQKIQQKIVKDKIKLPTFLSSEAHSLLKGLLQKDSSRRLGCGLDGSNEIKNHSWFKSINWKKLECREIRPSFVPQVAGKQCIANFEECWTNMPPVLDSPAASPKCQENPFKGFTYVRPAAAFLQRDE; encoded by the exons ATGGTTGCTTCTCAATGTTTGCCGATGACTGGAAACACCACAAGGAAGACATTTCAGAGCCAAGTGCTTCTTCCAATGGGCATGCCTGATGCGCTTCCTGTGGATCATGTTGACTTTGAGTTGGACTTCTCCGACGTCTTTGGTTCAGTACCTCAAGTAACTTCCGCACCCAATACAAATGAGTTAGTGTATGATGAGCCAGAAGTGATTTGCAGCCGTTCCCATTCATTGGTGGGTCCTACATCTTTTACCAGTCAGTCTTTGAGGCTTAGCAAGTTAACTTTACACGAGACTGAATATGATCTTGTTGAGGGGGTCAGTACGAAAGCTTTTGAAGAACTTGAGAAATCTTCTTTTGTCATTGATGATGACGGCAATTCAATGAAAAGCGATAGTGTGGGACTTGATGACTTTGAAGTCTTAAAAGTAGTTGGTCAAGGGGCATTTGCAAAAGTTTATCAAGTGAGAAAGCATGGTTCGTCCGAAATCTTTGCTATGAAGGTCATGCGCAAAGATAAGATCTTTGAGAAAGATCATGCTGAGTATATGAAAGCAGAAAGAGatattttaacaaaagttgATCATCCTTTCATTGTGCAGCTTAAATACTCATTCCAG ACCAAATACAGATTGTTTCTTGTCCTTGATTTTGTAAATGGAGGccaccttttttttcaactctatCGACAAGGCTTGTTTAG GGAGGATTTGGCACGTTTCTACACTGCTGAAATTGTGTCTGCTGTTTCACATCTCCACGCCAATGGCATTATGCACAGGGACTTAAAACCTGAGAATATTCTTCTGGATGCAGAAGGGCAT GTTATGTTGACCGACTTTGGCGTAGCAAAACAGTTTGATGAGAGCACAAGATCAAATTCCATGTGTGGAACATTAGAGTACATGTCACCAGAAATCGTACAAGGCCGGGGCCATGATAAGGCAGCTGATTGGTGGAGTGTAGGAATTTTAATGTATGAAATGCTTACAGGAAAG CCTCCATTTAGAGGCGGAAACCAACAGAAAATCCAGCAAAAGATAGTTAAAGATAAGATCAAGCTTCCAACCTTCTTGTCAAGTGAAGCGCACTCTCTTTTGAAAGGG TTGCTGCAGAAGGACTCAAGCAGGCGTCTTGGATGTGGATTAGACGGAAGCAATGAGATAAAAAACCACAGTTGGTTCAAATCAATTAACTGGAAGAAATTGGAGTGTCGAGAAATTAGGCCAAGTTTTGTTCCACAAGTTGCTGGTAAGCAATGCATTGCAAATTTTGAAGAGTGTTGGACCAACATGCCCCCGGTTCTGGATTCCCCGGCTGCCAGCCCCAAATGTCAAGAGAATCCCTTTAAGGGGTTCACTTATGTGAGGCCTGCAGCTGCTTTTCTTCAGAGGGATGAATGA
- the LOC122588941 gene encoding F-box/kelch-repeat protein At3g06240-like: protein MKRVRKKPLLSAANSNINIPEDVLLSNICIRLPAKQLAQMRSLSKTWNALLSHPSFIQSHLDRSINTNEDEILVFFYNVDFSHREPCTAHPSGSPSEDLTNLIKPLPGYNSIIGSVNGLICYLKYYSYYHIHSLRIWNPSLSATTALPPYIDIGVYDPVPSFRFGFDPKTSDYKVVKIATRFDSLNFMTEEFLPVEVYSMRKDSWEFITERFPSHIKRIQDLDKVHVDGYDGHVHWLCYVDTKHMLHTIIAFDLNLEIFSEILLPDCIRSNCGRRKALGLLSRNLCVISCNYYDGYDCEVWVMDKYKVASSWIKLHVLSGYSGDIIPIGFTLNGKFLFGHDRTLALYDPNAAASKLFKAMKPVHSSTRVAQYIDSLVWPVNVKHKL from the coding sequence ATGAAGCGTGTAAGAAAAAAGCCTCTATTATCAGCAGCTAATAGTAATATTAATATCCCCGAGGATGTGTTATTAAGCAACATATGCATTCGATTACCAGCAAAACAGCTTGCTCAAATGAGATCCCTCTCTAAAACCTGGAATGCCCTCTTGTCCCATCCTTCCTTTATCCAATCTCATCTCGACCGTTCAATCAATACCAACGAAGACGAAATTCTTGTGTTCTTTTACAATGTAGATTTTTCACACAGGGAACCGTGTACCGCCCACCCCTCAGGATCTCCTAGTGAAGACCTCACTAATCTAATCAAACCCTTACCTGGATACAACAGTATTATTGGTTCCGTTAATGGCTTGATATGCTACCTTAAGTATTACTCATACTACCATATTCATTCCCTTCGCATCTGGAACCCTTCTCTCTCAGCCACAACGGCTCTCCCACCCTATATTGATATTGGTGTATACGACCCCGTACCCTCCTTTCGGTTTGGATTTGATCCCAAAACTAGTGATTATAAAGTTGTTAAGATAGCAACCAGGTTTGATAGTCTGAACTTTATGACTGAAGAATTTCTTCCCGTAGAGGTGTATAGTATGCGAAAGGATTCTTGGGAATTCATCACCGAAAGGTTTCCATCCCATATTAAACGTATTCAAGACCTCGATAAAGTTCACGTGGATGGATACGATGGCCATGTTCATTGGCTTTGTTATGTTGATACGAAGCACATGCTTCATACAATAATAGCATTTGATTTAAATCTTGAAATTTTTAGTGAGATATTGCTTCCAGACTGTATACGAAGCAATTGCGGAAGGAGAAAAGCTTTGGGATTATTGTCCCGAAATCTTTGTGTGATATCTTGCAACTACTATGATGGTTATGATTGTGAGGTGTGGGTGATGGATAAGTATAAGGTGGCTAGCTCATGGATAAAACTACATGTGTTATCCGGGTATAGTGGTGATATTATTCCGATTGGATTCACTTTGAACGGGAAGTTCCTTTTCGGACATGATCGCACTCTAGCTCTGTATGATCCAAATGCAGCCGCATCTAAACTGTTTAAGGCTATGAAACCAGTTCACTCATCAACCAGAGTTGCTCAGTATATTGACAGTCTGGTTTGGCCGGTCAACGTGAAGCATAAATTGTGA